In Cicer arietinum cultivar CDC Frontier isolate Library 1 chromosome 1, Cicar.CDCFrontier_v2.0, whole genome shotgun sequence, one DNA window encodes the following:
- the LOC101499435 gene encoding protein Iojap, chloroplastic, whose amino-acid sequence MLPSSTLLSLAGPGVPASFSGEMGHPETKYSSKPRKVFSSLSKNVIPLQRHSINGLSLKKRNSLLSFAFGKEAKDNSFSDVGEEDTDEMYDELLNNYGKVVYKRKDQKPASAEIDDDAESLSFAVEMATVASEVKAGDIKVLFVKPLVYWTRFFIIATAFSRPQIDAIGSRIRDRAEKKYGKIPNGDTKPNSWTLLDFGDVVVHIFLPPQREFYNLEEFYANATAVELPFENQPPFRG is encoded by the exons ATGCTTCCGTCTTCCACTCTCCTATCCCTCGCCGGACCCGGCGTTCCGGCCTCCTTTTCCGGCGAAATGGGTCATCCCGAAACCAAGTATTCTTCAAAACCCAGAAAGGTTTTCAGTAGTTTGTCCAAAAATGTTATTCCTTTACAACGGCACAGCATCAATGGTTTGAGTTTGAAAAAGAGGAACTCACTTTTGAGCTTTGCATTCGGTAAAGAAGCCAAGGACAATTCTTTCTCG GATGTAGGTGAAGAAGATACCGATGAGATGTATGatgaattattaaataattatggaAAAGTGGTATATAAGAGAAAAGACCAAAAGCCTGCAAGTGCAGAGATTGACGATGATGCTGAAAGCCTATCAT TTGCTGTGGAAATGGCGACAGTTGCAAGTGAGGTTAAGGCAGGGGATATAAAGGTATTGTTTGTGAAGCCACTTGTTTACTGGACTCGATTTTTTATCATAGCTACGGCATTTTCTCGTCCCCAAATTGATGCTATCGG GTCGAGAATAAGAGATCGAGCTGAAAAGAAATATGGTAAAATTCCAAATGGGGACACAAAACCCAACTCATGGACCCTATTGGACTTCG GTGATGTTGTTGTCCACATATTTCTTCCCCCACAAAGAGAGTTCTATAATTTGGAAGAGTTTTATGCTAATGCAACAGCGGTAGAGCTGCCTTTTGAAAATCAACCACCATTTCGCGGTTGA
- the LOC101499742 gene encoding uncharacterized protein, giving the protein MAGTGLPSLGRVKLTDLVPSEGLPTDSYKISVSILSQSLAQFSAVIIQFPSTDAALLRSGLESARLYFHQRETYPPHDIIHNTSSNDDSHDWCKTSGYYADSSLWQEMYDYRPGLTPLEPNNSIELPPAGLSDIFGLFGKAARDILDAIGFHLNLRSSPFVEILDNVPLRNREISSSVLSVCCHARPSFQGQQQHHNIVSQEDGQLLMYPDNDHDHQVDKSLISLVKSDRAGLHVRDYQGRWILVDGDLGPQEAVVYPGLALYQATAGYVNPALHKTEINMEANMYGRCSLAFKLLPKSMTSLDCSEMRAAGYGIEAQFQLPVPVDDFMQRSHPTDNLFNRPAFQCFNFQPTHDGSMKTLIRRRKQNSKSKPLPPSKRLRLEAQRVLKERVQDIADKKGIKLRFCNLKECESHIHTLDSPCANIRMEIGWPPGVPFVHPHDLPNKAKLGFLEAYEPGWTEAHQNIDRNQSP; this is encoded by the exons ATGGCAGGCACTGGCTTACCATCATTAGGTCGTGTAAAGCTCACGGATTTAGTTCCATCAGAAGGGTTACCCACTGATTCATATAAAATTTCAGTTTCAATTTTATCACAGTCACTAGCTCAGTTTTCTGCTGTAATTATTCAGTTTCCATCAACTGATGCTGCTCTTTTAAGATCCGGTTTAGAATCGGCTCGGTTGTATTTTCATCAAAGAGAAACATATCCACCTCATGATATAATTCATAATACTAGTAGTAATGATGATTCTCATGATTGGTGTAAAACTTCTGGTTACTATGCTGATTCGAGTTTATGGCAAGAAATGTATGATTATAGACCGGGTTTAACGCCTTTAGAACCGAATAATTCGATTGAGTTGCCTCCTGCGGGGTTGTCTGATATTTTTGGTTTATTTGGAAAGGCGGCGAGGGATATTCTTGATGCCATTGGCTTTCATTTGAACTTGAGGAGTTCTCCGTTTGTAGAGATATTGGATAATGTTCCTTTGAGAAATCGAGAGATTTCTTCTTCGGTTTTGTCTGTTTGTTGCCATGCTAGGCCTTCATTCCAAGGGCAGCAGCAACATCATAATATAGTTAGTCAAGAGGATGGTCAGTTGCTTATGTATCCTGATAATGATCACGATCATCAAGTTGATAAAAGCTTGATATCGCTTGTTAAGTCCGATCGGGCGGGTTTACATGTTCGAGATTATCAAGGTCGGTGGATTCTTGTGGATGGTGATTTGGGGCCTCAAGAAGCTGTTGTTTATCCTGGGCTTGCTCTTTATCAAGCAACGGCTGGATATGTAAAccctgcattgcacaaaaccgaGATTAATATGGAGGCTAATATGTATGGCAGGTGTTCTTTAGCGTTCAAACTTTTGCCTAAATCGATGACTAGTCTTGATTGTTCGGAAATGAGAGCGGCAGGTTATGGAATTGAAGCTCAGTTCCAGCTTCCTGTTCCTGTGGATGATTTTATGCAAAGATCTCATCCAACTGATAATCTTTTTAACAGACCTGCTTTCCAGTGCTTCAATTTCCAACCAACACATGACG GATCTATGAAGACTTTGATACGGAGGAGGAAGCAAAATTCTAAAAGCAAACCTCTGCCTCCTTCCAAGAGGTTAAGGCTCGAGGCACAAAGAGTTTTGAAAGAAAGAGTCCAAGACATTGCAGATAAAAAAGGCATCAAGCTGCGCTTCTGTAATCTCAAGGAATGTGAAAGTCACATTCACACTCTAGACAGCCCATGTGCAAATATACGAATGGAGATAGGGTGGCCACCTGGAGTACCATTCGTCCATCCCCATGATTTGCCTAATAAGGCGAAGCTGGGATTTCTTGAGGCATATGAACCTGGTTGGACAGAAGCGCATCAAAACATAGACAG GAATCAGTCCCCCTGA